DNA sequence from the Vicia villosa cultivar HV-30 ecotype Madison, WI linkage group LG3, Vvil1.0, whole genome shotgun sequence genome:
TAATTGAAGAGCTAATACCAACATTAAGAACTGAAATGTGTGCATAAGGTTCCTTGTTCAAATCATCTTCTGGAATACTGTTTCCACAAGCATTCTTGATGATGAAGTCAAAGCTTGAATAGCTCGGCAGTAACCAGAGCAAGTCACACTTCACATTATATTTATTACATGAGGATCAAATCAATATGCATCATAGTAATTTGTTGGTATCATCTTTCAATATACTTCCTTTCCACAAGCCTTTTGATTGAAAGGTTAAAACTTTATTAGTTCAACAGTAGTCACAGAAAAATAGTTAAGAGCAAGAATGACCTAAATGAAGATCCGTatatcttccaaaaaaaaatgcaTTGAGCTAAAATGTATAGCAGTAAGATTTTGATTTGTCAAGATGAGATTCTACATCAATATCAAGGCTACACGCTAGCATTACAAATAATTGACAGTTAAAAACAACCATGTGTTAAGGTATCATGCAAGGTTAGCAGATTATATCACCCAATTATTTTGAAATCAATAGATGTAACTATAAACCCTAACACTATAAACAAAAAGCAATTATaggcaaacaaaaacaaaatgaatCTATCCCgaataaaatcataaattaaagtTCAAGAGGGTTCCGTGAACAAAAAAAACACAATAAAGTCAACGAGGATTTAAATCAAGAGATAATGACACATTATAAATgtgtgataaataaataaaaaaggagagTGAGAGTGGGGGTACTCGGTGACCGACCGATAAGAAGAGCGGAGGACACGACAAAAAGAGATAGCGGAGCGGCCGACCCCAAAAACGGGATAGCAGATAGTAGGATAACTGCCAGTCGACTACTTTTTGGACTAATTATATGAATAATCTATAAAACATATATTACATGTAAAACTAAACAAATAACACAAAACCCATAAAAGAgtcaataaatttataaaattattatttagtaAAAGAAAAAACACACATTAGAAACAAAACAAGTAAAACAGGGGAAGAAGAgtttaaataaaagaaagactTAAAAAAACAGAGTaaggaagaaaaaagaaaaagagagaagaatttaaaaaaaaaagaaaaagaaaacctacctgaaaaatgaaaaaaaaaaaaaaagagaaaagaaagaagaggaaaGAAGAGGAAAGAAtgaagaacagaaaaaaaaaaaaaaaaacaaaacaaaacctaCCTAAGAAATGGAGGCGCAGAAACGGGGTGGTGGCGCTGAGAAATGAAGCAGGTAGCAACGGCACAGGGAAATGGAGCAGGCGGCGGTGCTGAGAAACAAAGCAGACGGTGTAGGCGAAGCTTGGAAGATGATTGTGAGAAGAAAACTTGAAAGCTGAAGCTAAGGCATGTGAGacaagaagattgaagattgattCTCTGTTTTGTGTTCTGAGTTAGGGCAAAGTGGAAAAACAAATCCTAAAAACTTCTCCCAACATTCATTTATTTTAGGGGTAAATCTGTTTTCGCTTCAAAAATGAGGAAACCCTCTCAGGCCGGGAACGCTCCGCTCGTACGACCCACTAAAACTTATACCGCAGCCGCAATCTCAAACTGAGGCGCAAACCGCTCCTCCATAGCCGAGGGTTAACGCACCGGGATGCTATCCCAGGATAGCGACACTTCAGGGCGCTATTGATAACTCCAGACAGGACATATTGATACTGTCCCTAGTATAAACTCATAATGTAACATCCTGGCATAAATTGCTTTTCAACTGGTTGGATAGAGTATTCAAGTCACATTAAGATAATCCACATGACgtgcaaataaataaaatagactaACAGTATCTGAATAATGCATAAGAAGATCATCCATTTGAGGGTTGTTTCTGCAGCTTTTAAGCAAGTTCATGTTCTGGCCATGATTGACAAGTGTGAGTTCTAAGCACACCTGATATATCCAATATTATTGGAAAGTACATAAACAGTCATAACAAACAGAGGTCAGAAATTTCTTATCTCTGAGATAATTATTGGTAGAGATGACCAATTAATTTGCAGAGAGAAGAGGCAAACCTAGCATCGTATTTAGCCATTGGAAGCAAGGCATGCAAGCCTCCTACACTGGCcctggaaaatgattttgattcatcaataaaaatcaataatcaaATAGTACGAAAAAAAAAACCATAGAAAAAAATAAACAGTAAATAAAGTTTACTGAGATTAAGCAAAATTTTAGATTTCATACTTCAATATCTATATACATGAAGATGTTCATCATTGCTTGGCAATTAAATCATTTACATAGCATCAGATAGTAGTAGCTGAATAAACAATCACATGAAACTCTCATAGCTTTTTGAAGGCATGGAAGCTCTCACCTTATATAATACTGAGAAAAAAAAGACAACAAATAAgatccaaaaaataaaataaaaaataaacaaaggacaaataaaataaagagcAATGTAACTTGACAACTGATTTTTTTCACATTGAGTGTCGCATCGTAATTTCTATAACAGAATGAATAGGAGAAAAGGATGAATCAGAAATTTTTATCTGGTTCACAACCTAATAATGCTGTACATGGTGTTCAAAAATTAAAGAATGTACGAAATCTCCCCTATGTAAACATTTAAAAATTTTGAACACCGGAAACTAAGTTCTTTATCCCTATCAAATGTTCATCGTTTGAGATATTGAGTGAAATACGAAGATTAGTCAATACTTCTTCTTTTTCCCAACTTAAAGGACCGGAAGCATACATTGCCTCTAAGGTACAGTGATAAGCATTCAACTCTAACCTATGGATTTTTTCAGCTACAATCTCTTTTGGGATAATGGTGCATCCTACATCCGCATCTTCAACATCTAGAGAATCTGCATCACTGCAAATGGTATTGTCATCACTTTGGCAAGGATTTGCCGCCAACATATCACCAGAAAATCTATCAACATCTTCAACATCTGGAAATTCTGGATTACTGCGAAGGGAATCTGCATCATCTTGGAAAGGACCTGCTAACGTATCACCAAAAAATTCATTCGCGCTACCACTTATTACACTACAGCTTCCAACTGAACTCAGATTACTACAAGAATAATCTTGTTCTACAGTGATTTTATCATTACAAGGATTCTTCTTCCCTATTCCATATAATTGATAGGTACTATTAGTGAATGAATAATGCATGTATTTTTCACCCATATTATTCTGTGGGTAAGCAATAGCATCTACCTTTTCCATCAATGGAGCAGTGGATACTGCTTTGAACCTTTTAGACTCACCCATAATCACACCAGCCCTCTTTTTTCTGGGATAATCCTCATTACGAGATGAGCCATGAGAGCACGGTCTTTTCAAAGTTGAAGGGGAGGGTACATGGAGACAGCTGTCATCCAATCCTAGTGAACAAACATTGTTAGCTTGCTGAACATCAGGCATCACCTTATAGTTGTTTGGAATCAAATTCCGGCTAAACTTCATCACTCTAGACTTGGCTGGTACCTGAGTCAAACACAAGAAAATAAACTAAGAATTAGCACAGGTCACAAGAATTAACAATACTAATTTGAAACAATTTAAACGAATAATATAAATTCTACCACTAAGAAACTGCCAAAAAATTGAGAATGCTTGctattttgaatttaatatttGAAATAGAAAAACTTGATAAGCAACAAAAATTTACCTTTGGAATAATGATCCATTGACCATTTTCCCATGATTGGCACATCCTCATGTGAATTTCTTGGACCTTCAGCTCCGTACAAGATCCGTGCAACGCTACCAAGTACAATTCTCCAGTCATGTACTTCAACACAGTAGCTTTTTTCCAGCATCCGTCATTCCAAACCTCCACAGCATCATTGACTTTTAAACCCTCGATATTTTTCATAGCAGGGGGGCATGGTCTGATGGCCTTCCTTGGAACTCTCCTCGAAAGAGCCTTATCATTTGAACTAGAATGGTCATACTTAACATTGTAAGTGTGTCCATTACCAGAAGTAATTTGAGCACCATGCCATTCTACTTCAAGTCTCGAGGTATTGACAAGAACCTCCACTTTACTTCCTTTTATTAATCTCATGGTGAAAACTTCAATTCAATCTTGAACCTGTCACAATGTTAAATAAATGTTAAATACTATTGCCACACATAAATCTAAATTATATTAAAGACAATTTCAAGGACATTCATCTATCATTAAGAAAAGAATCATGGTTTGTCAAACTATTAAGTATAGTATTCATGGAATGAATTCTTTGAATAATAATCTCCCCGAAATCAAATCTGCAATTACTCCAACCACAAAAATATACAGGCTATGCGGTTGCAACTACAAAATCCAAAGGAAAAAAGAACGCAAAATGAATTGTGTGTCTGACCATTGAAACCTAGataattcatcattcatcatcgcTTAATCATCACGACAACCATAAAATTGGATGTGACATTCTCAAGCGTAAATTTTCCAGACATCATAATTTCAACTCAATTTTCCAGATATCAATGAAGCTACgtttgaaattcaaaaaatagatataaaaattaaaaaattaaaaacaaattgacAGATAACAGATCGTGAAAAGCGAGagaacaaaatcaaaattcacGACGGAAAAAACCTAGAATCGAACAGATAAATCGATAACTGAGAGAAAAACATTGATCGAAGCAATTGAAATCAAATAAAGTTCAAAGAAGATCGATGCTACCAACCTTTGTCGACGTTTGTCGGTTGAAGAACTCCGATAACGTTGAATGAGACGCTCCGGTGCGAGTGTTTTTCACTGTTCCGATGGCAAAGAGTATTGAATCAACGAGCAAATTAGGGTTTGCGAAACTCAAAATCGATTGATGGTAATAACAGAAATCAACGTCATGCGCTTGCTTCGAgaggaaataaataaaaaagatatttatATGTAAATTTTATATGAAATATGATAACTTGTTGTGCGGCACAAGTTTGGATTAACAACAACACCTTATGGGCCCTATTTGGTGTGATTCAGGCCCGTTTATTAGAATTTATTTAAGAAATTTCATACACCTTGACTTTTTTAGAGGCATCTGGTAAAATTTTAGTTTTATCTCCtgaattcggagatgtatcttcgaaaatattatatttaatttttttagggGTATTTTCGAATTCACCTGTTGGTGGAATTCGGAAGTACATATCTGAAATGATGATTTCTAGAAACAAAACTTAAAAATTAGATAAGCTTAACATAAATTTAACATAGATGGTCCAAATTACATtgatattaaaacaaaaatttaacATTACATATTATTATAAATGGATAGTTGAGAACGTTGCAATATTTTAATGACATCTTTTTCAGATTTTCGAATCTTCGCATCAACTTCAATCTGACCCTTAGTGGAGTATTGGCGAAATGTACTCCACATAACCGTTAAATCGTCATCTGTCTTCAGTGCAAAGTGGGTGAACGATACCTTTCCTTCAGTGTCAAGTgggtgaacgatactcgagcttGACTATCTTCCGATTTCTTGGATATTGCGTGAGAGAATTGAAATGGTAATCAGCTCGGCGAGCGGCGTGTCCTCAGAAAACCTAAATTGAAGTGGCGGTTTTGCACCATTGAAGTAAACAAAAGCAAGGTGAGGACATGTTTGGTTCATTTGTGATGTGTGATGTTTAAAAATTGGTTAGAGACCCTATTTATAGAAGATTTGGAGCAATTTAGACTCAAGAATTCTTATCTTGTGTCAGGGCTGAAAATACATGTCCAAATTCACCCCCTTTTTTTTTTTACGAAAAATAGGTGTTTTCAAATATGCTTATCTGAAACATTCTCTGAtggttttttttaaacaattcggatatgcattttgGAATTATGCAGAACCACAAACAGATTTTGTTTAGGCAGAATCATGACCACGGAAACATAAAACAACTAAATTAGTAAGAATAAATAGTGGTAAAATGTTGAATAGATGTATTATATATGTACTAAATCATATAAAGTTTACAGTGTGCACGATAATATCTACAAAAAATGGTTCGATTACATTCTAAAATGCATTGAAGGAATTGTCACTACTTAAATCTAAAATTGGTCTTTTCTTTGACTTCTCCCTATTTGATTCTCTCACAAGCTTTGACAATTTGGTGAACTATGTCATTCTTTCAAAAAAGTGATTCGACAAAGTTTTCGCCTCTTTTATGAATGTGTTGTCCACTCCACTGATGTAGCCGAAATAGGACACTCCAGTTTCAAATAAACATGAACAAAGTGGAGCGATATAAGATACTCAATATAAATGACATGGTCGGATGGGTCTTGAGATGGGCGACTCCGAAGTGGGAAAAATATCTCCGAAAAATAATATCTCATTAGATCGATACACACCTTGTCATATGCATTTGCTATAAGATGATTCATTTCAAGGAAGCACGTCCACTTTTCAGGCAGTGCGAAATTGGTAACACATGGAACAAGAGCATTGTAAATTTTATCGAATCCTTCCTTATTCCCATATATTCGTGTGTAAGCTTTCCTATGCACCTCAACTTCGAAATAAGTATTTGTCGCACAATAGTATGGTTCTCCTCTTCTTTACCAAGTAAATCGGACACGACCTGAAACACGCAATTACCATCACCCTCACATCTATAATCCTTTCAATgtgtttgtgcataaaaagtgacaTCTCATCGATGTGAATAATTGGGTGACCTTGTAGTTTGGTGTCTAACGCATGATTATGTTTACCACAAATGACACTAGACCACCACGTATACATGATCCACGCAATTTAAGCGAACACTCACATTTTCTCGATCTGGTGTCATCATGTTTTAACTTCCGAATTTTtgaaacatatttttcatttctcTTGCATATCATCGTTACAAATGTTTGCCTTCTACCAGTGCCATTGTCGAACCTTCAAATCACAACACTAAACCTGAGTTTGCTAGCATCATCATTCACCTCATCCGGCTTAGCATCATTATTCACCTGGGCTGAAACAGTTTTGAGAAACATGTTGGGGTGCACCATATCTAAAACgggcaaaaacaaaaaaaattgttaagaATTCTGCTTTTGTAAGAGACAGTTTtggaaatgtattttcgaaataATCTAG
Encoded proteins:
- the LOC131660606 gene encoding uncharacterized protein LOC131660606 isoform X1, with protein sequence MRLIKGSKVEVLVNTSRLEVEWHGAQITSGNGHTYNVKYDHSSSNDKALSRRVPRKAIRPCPPAMKNIEGLKVNDAVEVWNDGCWKKATVLKYMTGELYLVALHGSCTELKVQEIHMRMCQSWENGQWIIIPKVPAKSRVMKFSRNLIPNNYKVMPDVQQANNVCSLGLDDSCLHVPSPSTLKRPCSHGSSRNEDYPRKKRAGVIMGESKRFKAVSTAPLMEKVDAIAYPQNNMGEKYMHYSFTNSTYQLYGIGKKNPCNDKITVEQDYSCSNLSSVGSCSVISGSANEFFGDTLAGPFQDDADSLRSNPEFPDVEDVDRFSGDMLAANPCQSDDNTICSDADSLDVEDADVGCTIIPKEIVAEKIHRLELNAYHCTLEAMYASGPLSWEKEEVLTNLRISLNISNDEHLIGIKNLVSGVQNF
- the LOC131660606 gene encoding uncharacterized protein LOC131660606 isoform X3, with protein sequence MRLIKGSKVEVLVNTSRLEVEWHGAQITSGNGHTYNVKYDHSSSNDKALSRRVPRKAIRPCPPAMKNIEGLKVNDAVEVWNDGCWKKATVLKYMTGELYLVALHGSCTELKVQEIHMRMCQSWENGQWIIIPKVPAKSRVMKFSRNLIPNNYKVMPDVQQANNVCSLGLDDSCLHVPSPSTLKRPCSHGSSRNEDYPRKKRAGVIMGESKRFKAVSTAPLMEKVDAIAYPQNNMGEKYMHYSFTNSTYQLYGIGKKNPCNDKITVEQDYSCSNLSSVGSCSVISGSANEFFGDTLAGPFQDDADSLRSNPEFPDVEDVDRFSGDMLAANPCQSDDNTICSDADSLDVEDADVGCTIIPKEIVAEKIHRASVGGLHALLPMAKYDARCA
- the LOC131660606 gene encoding uncharacterized protein LOC131660606 isoform X2, giving the protein MRLIKGSKVEVLVNTSRLEVEWHGAQITSGNGHTYNVKYDHSSSNDKALSRRVPRKAIRPCPPAMKNIEGLKVNDAVEVWNDGCWKKATVLKYMTGELYLVALHGSCTELKVQEIHMRMCQSWENGQWIIIPKVPAKSRVMKFSRNLIPNNYKVMPDVQQANNVCSLGLDDSCLHVPSPSTLKRPCSHGSSRNEDYPRKKRAGVIMGESKRFKAVSTAPLMEKVDAIAYPQNNMGEKYMHYSFTNSTYQLYGIGKKNPCNDKITVEQDYSCSNLSSVGSCSVISGSANEFFGDTLAGPFQDDADSLRSNPEFPDVEDVDRFSGDMLAANPCQSDDNTICSDADSLDVEDADVGCTIIPKEIVAEKIHRASVGGLHALLPMAKYDARFASSLCKLIGHLYQ